In the genome of Bremerella sp. P1, the window AAGCAGGGCATCGAGCACCTGACCTTGAACATCAGGGGCGACCGCCGGTAAGTCGCGCAGTGTTTCAATCGCAGCGATCCGCACTTGGGGATCATCGTCGGAAAGATAACGCAGCGCGGTGCGGACACCGTCCTCGTTCAGGTAGTTGGCTAGGTACATCATGCCACTGGCCCGAACGATGCCTGGCTGCTGGGTATCGCGAACCAATTCGATCAGGTCTTTGCCGGCATTGGGATGATTGTCCCAGGCCTTTTTCAGCTTGTAAGCGAAGTGTTCTCCCTTAGGAATCTTCGACGTCTCGCCGTACCACTGGTCGACGGCATCGAGGGCCCACTTGTCGACTTTGGCCAACGCTTCGCGAACCTTCTCGTCACCGCCACGGGCAAGCGCCATCCATTGGTCGTACCTTTTGACTTCGGGATGCTCTTCGGTGGGAAGCTCAGCCTTGTCGAGATGGCATTTGGTGCAAGCGTTGGGCGTACCCAGGTTGACCGAAAGATCCGGTCGTGGAATGCGAATGCTGTGATCTCGCCGCGGATCGACTTCCATGTACGTTGTCTCGGGCATGTGGCATTCGACACAGGAAGCACCTGTCGAGCCTGTTTTGTGGAAGTGATGGGCAGGCGTATCGTACTTACCGGCGGGATGCTGATGGCACGACGTGCACAGCAGATTCCCTTCAAACTTGATCTTGGTCGAGTGCGGGTCGTGACAATCGGTGCAGCGGATGCCCTTGTGGAACATCTTGCTTTGCAGGAACGAACCATAGACGTAGTCCTCGTCCATGATCTGGCCGTCGCAGTAGTAGGTGTGCTCGGAAATCAGCTCGTTGCTGTATTGGTCGTAATAGTTGTTGCCGCGTTGATAGTCGGGGCAGATAACCTGCCGACGCGAATGGCACGTTCCGCATGTTTCGACCTGGTTGAGCTGAGCTTCGGTCGTATCCCCCTTCAGCTTCTTCAGTCCATAGCCCAGGTTGCGATCCCAGAACAGGCTGGTCGACTTGGCAAGCTTAACGTGGGCACTGCCGGGACCATGGCACGTTTCACAGCTGACGTCAATTTCCGAAAACGTGGTGTGGAACGTATCGGTGGCCAGGTCGTGGTTCTTCTGCAGATTGGTCGAATGGCAGTCAGCACAGTAATGATTCCAGTTCTGAGTGCGACCAGTCCAGTGCAGCGGATCGTCGACTTCCAGCTTCTCGTGCACGTCGGGCGGCGACAGGTAGAACCACTCTTTCTTTTCGGTATCCCACGAAACACGGAGCACCTGCACGCGGCCAATGGAATCTTCTTCGGAGCCAGGCGTTGGCGGTTCGATCTCGACCATGTATTGCTGAAGTGGGCTCACGCCGAAAACGTACTTGATCTCGAAGTCTTGCAGCTCGCCGTCAGGGCCTTCGGTATTGATCATGTACTTTCCGTCGCGGCGGAACATTTTCGACGTGATGCCGTAATGTTCGATCTCTTGGCCATCGAAATCAGCCAGCACCGTTTCTTCGGTTGCCAGGTCCATGGCCAGGTCGTGGTACGAGCCTTCCCACTTGGCGTGCTCGGACTGATGGCATTCGATACACGAATTCCGCCCGACGTAGGTCAGCTTGGTGTCTGACGGCATGGCGTAGTACCAGTCGGCCGTGACCAAAGAGACAGCCAATAGAATGAAAATCAAACTTCCACCGGCCAGAAGGACCGAGCGAGGCATGGTCTTGGAGGTGGCGGACGATTGCTTGCGTTTTTGCTTGCGTGATGCCATGGATGATGAGGGAAGAGATCTTATTTCAGGATAAGTGCGGCAGGAAACATACCATTATTACGAGTGTGTCCCCGAGAAGGGAACATGCCGAGTCACTTATGAAAACAATTCCCCCAATTCGACCGCCTGACTGGGCCAATAGGTCGACCTATCCTATCTATAACAATGATCCGTGTTTTCCGCACGAAGTTTACCGCAGACGAGATGTTTCCCCCGTTGACGAACCTAACGGGAAAACTTAATGTCTAGGGTTTCCATGGCGGCATAGCTCAGTTGGTTAGAGCAGCGGAATCATAATCCGCGTGTCGGGGGTTCGAGTCCCTCTGCCGCTACTTTTGCGATAAGTCATTGTTGAGACACGCTTTATGTAAACGCCTTGCAAGGTTTTGTGAGGCGTTTTTTCATGGGGTTCGGCTACATTTCTTTTTGCTTAGTTCGTCGCCTCGAACAGGACTTTGTCTTCTCGCCGGATCCGCCATGCTGAGATTGGTAGCAGGATGCAGCCTGCGATAAGAGCCGACCAGGGAGCCTGAAGAACAAGTGGGCCGCCGATGGCAATCGCCAGCAGGCCGACTTCCGACGGATGGCGAAGATACCGGTAGATTCCCGCCGAAACAGGCGGGGCGTCGCAGCAGATGTCGGATACAAATCTAGGTCCCAAAGCATAAATGGCCGAACCGCGAAGGAAGATGCCTGCGGCCAGGAGGCCGACGCCACATGTCGATAGAAGCCAAGACTGACGCTGGGTCAGCCAGTGTTCCAGTTGAGCTCCCCAGAACATCACGAGGAGCGTCAGTCCGACCAGGGCTGCAACTTGCAGGGCGCGCGGGTCGCGTTCGCTTTCTCGCTCCGGGAGCGTGACGAGGAGACTTTCGATCAGGCCTGCTGCTCCGACAAGTGCCGCGAACACTAGGACCGAGGCCTGAACAACATCGCTCCCAGATAATAGTAGCGTCGGCAGAAGGATGATGATCAGATGTAGCAAGTGCCCCATAGCGAATGTTGCAACACTGCGGGGCGATGAGTGCGGCATCAGATCAATTCCTCGGTTTGCGAATCCTGGAAGTGCTTGATCAATTCCTGGACTTGAGCTTTTGGTATCGCCAGGGTATCGGCGAGGTGATTAAATGCTCGATCTTGGGAAGGCGTCATCTCGCCGGCGGCGGTCATCACCTTGTAGGCCAGTTTAAGAACCAAGGCGCGGCCATGTCCCGAAAGTCCTTCGACCAGGCCACCGACGAACATACTTAGCGTAACCCGCGATTCTGCGGCCATTTTGATTTCCTGGTCGAGAGTCGAGTCCGCGACCGGCAGCCCTGTGAGTTCCATGTATTGCTTTTTGATTTCGGCTCGTTCGAAGCGATCGACTTCCTCGTCGGCAAGGGCTGCGACGATCATCACCCGCAGCATCTGCTGCATGGTCTGGGCCTTTTCTTGTTCCGGGTCGTAGTTCCAGACTTCTTCGGCAAAGTTCCCGCCACACGAATGACACTCGACGTAGCGTCCGCGAGATCCCATGGGAATCAAGGGGATGAAATAGAGGGTGAAGAACGTGCGGACATTCTTCAGGCTGCCGTCGCGTTTGGTACGGCACTGCGGGCAATTGAAATGATTGCTTTCTTCCGTCGAAGCAATTCCCCGGGTACCAAAGATGATCATGGACAGAGTCCTTTATGAAGCGAAGAGGAGGATAGGAATGGGTCGCCAATGGGAGATCAGACTAGTCGGCCGTGAGGATAAGTGGGGTGCCAAAAAGTGGTGCTTATTAGACCTTCTGGAGAGGGGCACGTCAAGCAATTCTGGGCGGATTAATGCGAGGTGAAAACCCGAAGAACTTCTCTTCTAGTCATTGCCCGATATCTGCTAGGATCTCGCCCCGTACTCGTCTGCAGGGGCTGATTCCAAGGAAGTCTTTCAATGTCAAAACCGCGCTTCGGATCCATCAAACGCTTTCGTGGCTATAAGCCGAAATTTGACCGCCTCGAGGAACGCCAAGTACTTAGCGGCATGGGCTTGGTTGATGGATTATCTGCTTTGGAAGATCCTGGCCATGACGAAGATTACGATTGCTTTGGTAACGAGCTGCATGCCCTGCCGATGCCCAGTCTCGAATTCAGCGTCGCTGATGCAACGGCACCTGGAACGAATGAATCGAGTGCTCCGATTGCTGCGGACGCTCCCCTTTCGGAAACGTTCCTCCTGAACAGCAATCCTGGAGCTGCCCATACCATCTATCTCGATTTCGATGGGCATACGACCAGTGGGACATCTTGGAATAATGCTTTTGAAGGCGGCAATGACTTCGTGACACCGGAGTACGACTTCAGTGGCGATGCCGGATTCAGCGACGCTGAATTGCAACGTATTCAATACATTTGGCAGCGCGTCGCCGAAGACTTCGCCCCGTTTGACGTGAACGTGACCACCCAAGACCCTGGCACCGATGCATTGATTCGTAGCGGTTCGGGCGATACCGCTTGGGGTGTCCGCGTGGTGATCGGTGGAGATGGCACATGGTACAAGTCAGGTGTTGGCGGTGTGGCTTATCTCAACTCTTTTAATTGGAGCAGCGACACGCCTGTTTACGTCTTCGAAAATAATCTTGGCAACGGACACGAAAAGTACACCGCCGAAGCGATTAGCCATGAAGCTGGCCACGCCCTGGGACTTTCGCACGATGGAAACACTTCAAGTGCCTATTACCAAGGCCACGGAAGTGGCGAAACGGGTTGGGCTCCGATCATGGGGGTCGGCTACTACAGGAACTTAACGCAATGGAGTCAGGGCGAATACTCCGGAGCCAACAACCTGCAAGATGACTTGGCAATCATCACAGGCTCGAATGGATTTGGGTATCGCGCTGACGACCATGGCGATGCGTCCGGTGCAGCGACGGAAATCACTGTCACCGGAGATTCGGTGAGTGGATCCGGAATCATCGAAACGAACACCGATGTCGACGTCTTTACTTTTTTCTCAGGTACGGGGCAGATCGATCTTTCTATTCTGCCTGCGGCACGAGGGGCAAATCTTGACGTCTTGGCAGAATTGTATGACTCGTTCGGAGAGCTAGTCGCAAGTAGCAATCCACTTTCATCGCTATCGAGTCAACTTAGCCTCGCAGTTGACGCAGGGCAGTACTTTCTGCATGTCAGTGGTGTCGGTGAGGGAGATCCGCTGAGTACCGGCTACAGCGACTACGGCAGTCTCGGGCAGTACACGATTAGTGGCTCGGTCGTGGGCGTCACAGGTAGCGATAGCCTGTCCATCGCTGCAGTTACCCCGCAGAAGGTAGAAGGCGATAGTGGCACGACTGAGTTTTCGTTCCAAGTGACGCGTAGCGGTGATGCTTCTACTGTGAGCAGTGTCAATTGGAACGTCGTGGGCATTGGAGCCGACGCTTCTGATTTCGTCGGAGGCGTCTACCCGGGTGGTACTCTTCAGTTCGCTGAGGGCGAAACGGTTAAGACGATCACCGTGTCGGTTCAAGGAGACACCGATGTCGAGGGCAACGAGTCGTTTAGCGTTCAACTCTCGGGGGCATCGACGGGAACACTGCTCGCAGCCAGTTCCGCTTCGGCCACGATTCTGAACGATGATGTGCCACCGGGAGTTACCGTTTCACCGACCAGTGGATTGACGACCAGTGAGAATGGCGACTCGGCCTCGTTCTCGGTTGTTTTGGATACGCAACCAACGGCCGATGTTGTCATTACCGTGACATCGTTGGATACCACGGAAGGAACGGTTGATAAATCGACGCTAACGTTTACACCATCTAACTGGGATCAGGCACAAGTCGTTACCGTTACAGGTGTCGATGATGCCGAACAGGACAATCAGCAGACTTACATGATTTCCTTAAGTGTCGCATCGAGCAGTGACAATTCCTACGACGGCCTCGACGTCGACGATGTAACTGTGACCAATGACGACAACGAGAGCAAAGGCAAAGGAAACTCCGGTACCAAGGGAGGCGGCGGTGGCGGAGGCG includes:
- a CDS encoding tellurite resistance TerB family protein is translated as MIIFGTRGIASTEESNHFNCPQCRTKRDGSLKNVRTFFTLYFIPLIPMGSRGRYVECHSCGGNFAEEVWNYDPEQEKAQTMQQMLRVMIVAALADEEVDRFERAEIKKQYMELTGLPVADSTLDQEIKMAAESRVTLSMFVGGLVEGLSGHGRALVLKLAYKVMTAAGEMTPSQDRAFNHLADTLAIPKAQVQELIKHFQDSQTEELI
- a CDS encoding HEAT repeat domain-containing protein, with the translated sequence MASRKQKRKQSSATSKTMPRSVLLAGGSLIFILLAVSLVTADWYYAMPSDTKLTYVGRNSCIECHQSEHAKWEGSYHDLAMDLATEETVLADFDGQEIEHYGITSKMFRRDGKYMINTEGPDGELQDFEIKYVFGVSPLQQYMVEIEPPTPGSEEDSIGRVQVLRVSWDTEKKEWFYLSPPDVHEKLEVDDPLHWTGRTQNWNHYCADCHSTNLQKNHDLATDTFHTTFSEIDVSCETCHGPGSAHVKLAKSTSLFWDRNLGYGLKKLKGDTTEAQLNQVETCGTCHSRRQVICPDYQRGNNYYDQYSNELISEHTYYCDGQIMDEDYVYGSFLQSKMFHKGIRCTDCHDPHSTKIKFEGNLLCTSCHQHPAGKYDTPAHHFHKTGSTGASCVECHMPETTYMEVDPRRDHSIRIPRPDLSVNLGTPNACTKCHLDKAELPTEEHPEVKRYDQWMALARGGDEKVREALAKVDKWALDAVDQWYGETSKIPKGEHFAYKLKKAWDNHPNAGKDLIELVRDTQQPGIVRASGMMYLANYLNEDGVRTALRYLSDDDPQVRIAAIETLRDLPAVAPDVQGQVLDALLTRLSDEDRAVRTEAAWSLANQDAEALRLRGKSEAFQRALNEAIVQLERDSDQPSAHLSLGVLYERMGDVAKAEKAYRTAIRIGPNFTGPRSNLISLLQQRQDMEEQRMRQLVVQGNRPAAEAMTTDLAKRAVEIARFRLEELDNLKRDVSQQPNFAPLQYQFGSALYLAARNTTPDSAAPFYDEAFEAYKKAKELEPNSVQYAYMYTLIAQYLERWDDADQAIADLLEIDPNNPDFRGLKQQIDARYSPRQAQQRQ
- a CDS encoding methyltransferase; this encodes MPHSSPRSVATFAMGHLLHLIIILLPTLLLSGSDVVQASVLVFAALVGAAGLIESLLVTLPERESERDPRALQVAALVGLTLLVMFWGAQLEHWLTQRQSWLLSTCGVGLLAAGIFLRGSAIYALGPRFVSDICCDAPPVSAGIYRYLRHPSEVGLLAIAIGGPLVLQAPWSALIAGCILLPISAWRIRREDKVLFEATN
- a CDS encoding Calx-beta domain-containing protein; translated protein: MSKPRFGSIKRFRGYKPKFDRLEERQVLSGMGLVDGLSALEDPGHDEDYDCFGNELHALPMPSLEFSVADATAPGTNESSAPIAADAPLSETFLLNSNPGAAHTIYLDFDGHTTSGTSWNNAFEGGNDFVTPEYDFSGDAGFSDAELQRIQYIWQRVAEDFAPFDVNVTTQDPGTDALIRSGSGDTAWGVRVVIGGDGTWYKSGVGGVAYLNSFNWSSDTPVYVFENNLGNGHEKYTAEAISHEAGHALGLSHDGNTSSAYYQGHGSGETGWAPIMGVGYYRNLTQWSQGEYSGANNLQDDLAIITGSNGFGYRADDHGDASGAATEITVTGDSVSGSGIIETNTDVDVFTFFSGTGQIDLSILPAARGANLDVLAELYDSFGELVASSNPLSSLSSQLSLAVDAGQYFLHVSGVGEGDPLSTGYSDYGSLGQYTISGSVVGVTGSDSLSIAAVTPQKVEGDSGTTEFSFQVTRSGDASTVSSVNWNVVGIGADASDFVGGVYPGGTLQFAEGETVKTITVSVQGDTDVEGNESFSVQLSGASTGTLLAASSASATILNDDVPPGVTVSPTSGLTTSENGDSASFSVVLDTQPTADVVITVTSLDTTEGTVDKSTLTFTPSNWDQAQVVTVTGVDDAEQDNQQTYMISLSVASSSDNSYDGLDVDDVTVTNDDNESKGKGNSGTKGGGGGGGGGGKGGGKGGGTKPGKGNANIEALGIMLASDLTSTDSNTEETEGWILVPNSATAEQGTHQTGGEDHAKWEEHRPDVVHELAVNRPTNEDLIEILATAHQRSSATGNPTASGPSSSDLLDQALCEILEGGL